A genomic region of Raphanus sativus cultivar WK10039 chromosome 6, ASM80110v3, whole genome shotgun sequence contains the following coding sequences:
- the LOC108810164 gene encoding UPF0725 protein At1g23970, whose product MTTTEENVPEEEYVSAEEYARVRDDYWRVVQESEGFDLEDVSIPSYMCGTPILVMRTYQGDGRYADHDLVNGYCMAGLQRYNIIQGTNYQLSSLIKFNVTLNCVSSYYLTLLAQDPDVSPSVKTFQVRIDENSFGRLDFTCSVARIKEEAKGEGDSAKEPFVPHYHGGPEATVPFVGDLPPWPSDANLSDGKRFYMVNRSELEANDWILTYLVLVIYSHDKRILTRDRHYQSKLEIINVVIETRADDSEPSKERLKAKSAHVYITFKGLAEPHAPRQSFEVGLHVERRAIVRRVICESTGAMSLLGKLCGGTFTGKQRFVTRGSGEEAQSSKKARTRRRS is encoded by the exons ATGACGACGACGGAGGAGAATGTTCCGGAGGAGGAGTATGTTTCGGCGGAGGAGTACGCAAGAGTGCGTGACGATTACTGGCGTGTTGTGCAAGAATCTGAA ggttttgatctCGAGGATGTTTCAATTCCATCATATATGTGTGGAACACCAATTCTTGTAATGAGGACTTATCAAGGCGATGGTCGTTATGCTGACCATGATTTGGTGAATGGTTATTGTATGGCGGGACTGCAGCGTTATAATATTATCCAG GGGACAAACTACCAGCTATCTTCCCTAATCAAATTCAACGTGACGCTTAACTGTGTGAGCTCGTACTACCTGACCTTGTTAGCACAAGATCCAGATGTTAGCCCATCGGTTAAGACCTTTCAGGTTCGGATTGATGAAAATTCTTTTGGGCGTTTGGATTTTACTTGTTCTGTTGCTAGAATCAAAGAAGAAGCTAAAGGTGAAGGTGACTCAGCCAAAGAGCCATTCGTACCACACTATCATGGTGGTCCAGAGGCCACGGTTCCCTTCGTAGGTGATTTGCCTCCATGGCCATCGGATGCTAACTTGAGTGATGGAAAACGATTTTACATG GTGAATCGATCAGAGTTGGAAGCCAATGATTGGATTTTGACGTATTTGGTACTTGTCATTTACTCACACGATAAGCGTATCCTAACA AGGGACCGTCACTATCAGTCCAAGTTAGAGATTATTAATGTGGTCATAGAAACTAGAGCTGATGATTCGGAGCCGTCTAAAGAGAGACTCAAGGCCAAAAGTGCACACGTTTACATAACCTTCAAGGGCTTGGCTGAGCCTCATGCTCCTCGACAGAGTTTTGAAGTTGGTCTACATGTTGAGCGGAGAGCTATAGTTAGAAGAGTCATCTGTGAGAGCACAGGAGCAATGAGCCTCTTGGGTAAGCTCTGTGGTGGTACATTTACTGGAAAACAGCGTTTTGTGACACGCGGGAGTGGAGAAGAAGCCCAGAGTTCTAAAAAAGCTCGGACTCGCCGTCGTTCTTAG